The following proteins are encoded in a genomic region of Musa acuminata AAA Group cultivar baxijiao chromosome BXJ2-11, Cavendish_Baxijiao_AAA, whole genome shotgun sequence:
- the LOC135626436 gene encoding cyclin-dependent kinase G-2-like isoform X1, translating into MAAGRHGGYRDHEFRDREADVEVSRRKNYYRDRLRDGARDRDRDHGGRDMRDRASTWQRGIRKMEAVNGSCRSPLSSNSSGGSGKSQKRIRLSARDVEREAGELSSGSGSDDAEAPLSEVRENGTQNYETGDPSMSTGKRKFSPIVWDKDENKQSTVVMSRVKSSNLENVTLPPPPPLPPNFIPPRSITIVQPSVGDTLPLDVDVHVESAREHLLNNSQETTLLDDYEKELSPARSISISRWADGNYTFHDAEDEYFEDAVPKRRKTVLSDSEGQKSQETPTPELGEIIMREDSVVALSKLSDSEGEDGDDDQGFEVDRNDYMVANGNESNADTNDQLSETDSESEDIRAKMSEPRQPPQRCINMLQGCRSVDEFERLNKINEGTYGVVYRAKDKKTGEIVALKKVKMEKEREGFPLTSLREINILLSFHHPSIVDVKEVVVGSSLDSIFMVMEYMEHDLKGLMETMKQPFNQSEVKCLMLQLFSGVKYLHDNWVLHRDLKTSNILLNNRGELKICDFGLSRQYGSPLKPYTHLVVTLWYRSPELLLGAKEYSTAIDMWSLGCIMAELLAKEPLFSGKTEFDQLDKIFRMLGTPSENIWPGFSKLPGAKVNFVKQPYNKLREKFPPISFSGHPTLSEAGIDLLNKLLTYDPEKRITAEAALNHQWFYEVPLPKSKDFMPTFPAQHAQDRRLRRIMKSPDPLSEQRKKELQQAELGVSSLFG; encoded by the exons TATCGGGATCGGCTCCGTGATGGGGCTCGCGATAGGGACCGTGATCACGGTGGCCGGGATATGCGTGATAGGGCTAGTACCTGGCAAAGAGGCATCCGGAAGATGGAAGCGGTGAATGGCTCCTGTCGCTCCCCCTTGTCGAGCAATTCCAGTGGCGGAAGCGGGAAAAGTCAGAAAAGGATTCGCTTATCTGCGAGAGATGTCGAACGTGAAGCTGGGGAGTTGTCTAGTGGGAGTGGATCGGATGATGCTGAAGCACCTCTTTCAGAGGTCAGGGAGAATGGGACTCAGAATTATGAGACTGGTGATCCTTCCATGTCTACTGGGAAACGGAAATTTTCTCCGATTGTTTGGGATAAGGATGAAAATAAACAATCCACGGTTGTAATGTCCAGAGTTAAGAGCAGCAATCTCGAAAACGTTACCTTGCCTCCACCGCCTCCATTGCCTCCAAATTTCATACCACCACGGTCTATTACCATTGTTCAACCGTCTGTTGGGGATACACTGCCTTTAGATGTAGATGTCCATGTAGAGTCAGCTCGGGAACATCTGCTGAATAATAGTCAGGAGACCACGTTGCTAGATGACTATGAAAAGGAACTTTCACCTGCTCGGAGTATTTCTATTTCCAGATGGGCAGACGGAAACTATACATTCCACGATGCTGAAGATGAATATTTTGAGGATGCTGTGCCCAAAAGAAGAAAGACTGTCTTATCTGATTCTGAAGGCCAAAAATCGCAGGAGACACCTACTCCTGAGCTAGGTGAGATTATCATGAGAGAAGATTCTGTAGTGGCTTTGTCTAAGTTGTCTGATTCAGAAGGAGAGGATGGAGATGATGACCAGGGGTTTGAGGTAGATAGGAATGATTATATGGTGGCCAATGGCAATGAGTCTAATGCAGACACAAATGATCAATTGTCTGAAACCGACTCTGAATCTGAGGACATTAGGGCCAAGATGTCAGAGCCCAGACAGCCACCCCAAAGATGTATAAACATGCTCCAAGGTTGTAGAAGCGTTGATGAGTTTGAGAGGCTGAACAAAATAAATGAAGGCACGTATGGTGTTGTGTACAGAGCAAAGGATAAAAAGACTGGGGAGATAGTGGCACTGAAAAAAGTGAAAatggagaaggagagggagggaTTTCCACTGACCTCACTTAGGGAGATAAATATTTTGCTTTCTTTTCATCATCCTTCGATTGTGGATGTTAAGGAAGTTGTAGTTGGTAGCAGTCTTGATAGTATTTTTATGGTTATGGAATACATGGAACATGATTTAAAGGGGCTGATGGAGACCATGAAGCAGCCATTTAATCAGAGTGAGGTAAAATGCTTAATGTTGCAGCTGTTTTCAGGTGTCAAGTACCTTCATGACAACTGGGTACTCCATAG GGATTTGAAGACATCAAATATTCTGTTAAATAATCGTGGAGAGTTGAAGATATGTGATTTTGGTTTGTCTCGCCAATATGGCAGCCCATTGAAGCCATACACTCACTTAGTGGTGACATTATGGTACAG gtCACCTGAACTTCTATTAGGAGCTAAGGAGTATTCAACTGCTATTGACATGTGGTCCTTAGGGTGCATAATGGCCGAACTTCTAGCAAAGGAACCCTTATTCAGTGGAAAAACCGAGTTTGATCAACTTGACAAG ATATTCAGGATGCTTGGTACACCCAGCGAAAATATTTGGCCTGGATTTTCTAAATTACCTGGTGCTAAAGTTAATTTTGTCAAGCAACC gtataataaactacgagAAAAGTTTCCTCCCATTTCTTTTTCTGGACATCCAACCCTGTCTGAAGCTGGAATTGACTTGTTAAACAAACTTCTGACATATGACCCAGAGAAG CGAATAACAGCGGAGGCTGCTCTTAATCATCAGTGGTTCTATGAGGTTCCTTTGCCAAAGTCAAAGGATTTTATGCCTACTTTTCCAGCTCAACATGCTCAAGACAG GCGTCTGCGAAGAATAATGAAGAGCCCTGATCCACTTTCAGAACAACGGAAGAAGGAATTGCAACAGGCTGAACTAGGTGTTTCTAGTCTCTTTGGTTAG
- the LOC135626436 gene encoding cyclin-dependent kinase G-2-like isoform X2: MRDRASTWQRGIRKMEAVNGSCRSPLSSNSSGGSGKSQKRIRLSARDVEREAGELSSGSGSDDAEAPLSEVRENGTQNYETGDPSMSTGKRKFSPIVWDKDENKQSTVVMSRVKSSNLENVTLPPPPPLPPNFIPPRSITIVQPSVGDTLPLDVDVHVESAREHLLNNSQETTLLDDYEKELSPARSISISRWADGNYTFHDAEDEYFEDAVPKRRKTVLSDSEGQKSQETPTPELGEIIMREDSVVALSKLSDSEGEDGDDDQGFEVDRNDYMVANGNESNADTNDQLSETDSESEDIRAKMSEPRQPPQRCINMLQGCRSVDEFERLNKINEGTYGVVYRAKDKKTGEIVALKKVKMEKEREGFPLTSLREINILLSFHHPSIVDVKEVVVGSSLDSIFMVMEYMEHDLKGLMETMKQPFNQSEVKCLMLQLFSGVKYLHDNWVLHRDLKTSNILLNNRGELKICDFGLSRQYGSPLKPYTHLVVTLWYRSPELLLGAKEYSTAIDMWSLGCIMAELLAKEPLFSGKTEFDQLDKIFRMLGTPSENIWPGFSKLPGAKVNFVKQPYNKLREKFPPISFSGHPTLSEAGIDLLNKLLTYDPEKRITAEAALNHQWFYEVPLPKSKDFMPTFPAQHAQDRRLRRIMKSPDPLSEQRKKELQQAELGVSSLFG; this comes from the exons ATGCGTGATAGGGCTAGTACCTGGCAAAGAGGCATCCGGAAGATGGAAGCGGTGAATGGCTCCTGTCGCTCCCCCTTGTCGAGCAATTCCAGTGGCGGAAGCGGGAAAAGTCAGAAAAGGATTCGCTTATCTGCGAGAGATGTCGAACGTGAAGCTGGGGAGTTGTCTAGTGGGAGTGGATCGGATGATGCTGAAGCACCTCTTTCAGAGGTCAGGGAGAATGGGACTCAGAATTATGAGACTGGTGATCCTTCCATGTCTACTGGGAAACGGAAATTTTCTCCGATTGTTTGGGATAAGGATGAAAATAAACAATCCACGGTTGTAATGTCCAGAGTTAAGAGCAGCAATCTCGAAAACGTTACCTTGCCTCCACCGCCTCCATTGCCTCCAAATTTCATACCACCACGGTCTATTACCATTGTTCAACCGTCTGTTGGGGATACACTGCCTTTAGATGTAGATGTCCATGTAGAGTCAGCTCGGGAACATCTGCTGAATAATAGTCAGGAGACCACGTTGCTAGATGACTATGAAAAGGAACTTTCACCTGCTCGGAGTATTTCTATTTCCAGATGGGCAGACGGAAACTATACATTCCACGATGCTGAAGATGAATATTTTGAGGATGCTGTGCCCAAAAGAAGAAAGACTGTCTTATCTGATTCTGAAGGCCAAAAATCGCAGGAGACACCTACTCCTGAGCTAGGTGAGATTATCATGAGAGAAGATTCTGTAGTGGCTTTGTCTAAGTTGTCTGATTCAGAAGGAGAGGATGGAGATGATGACCAGGGGTTTGAGGTAGATAGGAATGATTATATGGTGGCCAATGGCAATGAGTCTAATGCAGACACAAATGATCAATTGTCTGAAACCGACTCTGAATCTGAGGACATTAGGGCCAAGATGTCAGAGCCCAGACAGCCACCCCAAAGATGTATAAACATGCTCCAAGGTTGTAGAAGCGTTGATGAGTTTGAGAGGCTGAACAAAATAAATGAAGGCACGTATGGTGTTGTGTACAGAGCAAAGGATAAAAAGACTGGGGAGATAGTGGCACTGAAAAAAGTGAAAatggagaaggagagggagggaTTTCCACTGACCTCACTTAGGGAGATAAATATTTTGCTTTCTTTTCATCATCCTTCGATTGTGGATGTTAAGGAAGTTGTAGTTGGTAGCAGTCTTGATAGTATTTTTATGGTTATGGAATACATGGAACATGATTTAAAGGGGCTGATGGAGACCATGAAGCAGCCATTTAATCAGAGTGAGGTAAAATGCTTAATGTTGCAGCTGTTTTCAGGTGTCAAGTACCTTCATGACAACTGGGTACTCCATAG GGATTTGAAGACATCAAATATTCTGTTAAATAATCGTGGAGAGTTGAAGATATGTGATTTTGGTTTGTCTCGCCAATATGGCAGCCCATTGAAGCCATACACTCACTTAGTGGTGACATTATGGTACAG gtCACCTGAACTTCTATTAGGAGCTAAGGAGTATTCAACTGCTATTGACATGTGGTCCTTAGGGTGCATAATGGCCGAACTTCTAGCAAAGGAACCCTTATTCAGTGGAAAAACCGAGTTTGATCAACTTGACAAG ATATTCAGGATGCTTGGTACACCCAGCGAAAATATTTGGCCTGGATTTTCTAAATTACCTGGTGCTAAAGTTAATTTTGTCAAGCAACC gtataataaactacgagAAAAGTTTCCTCCCATTTCTTTTTCTGGACATCCAACCCTGTCTGAAGCTGGAATTGACTTGTTAAACAAACTTCTGACATATGACCCAGAGAAG CGAATAACAGCGGAGGCTGCTCTTAATCATCAGTGGTTCTATGAGGTTCCTTTGCCAAAGTCAAAGGATTTTATGCCTACTTTTCCAGCTCAACATGCTCAAGACAG GCGTCTGCGAAGAATAATGAAGAGCCCTGATCCACTTTCAGAACAACGGAAGAAGGAATTGCAACAGGCTGAACTAGGTGTTTCTAGTCTCTTTGGTTAG